In Paenibacillus sp. 1781tsa1, one DNA window encodes the following:
- the kdpC gene encoding potassium-transporting ATPase subunit KdpC produces the protein MNMFLPAVRLSVVLMLICGLIYPLVTTGVAQLLFPAQANGSLITQDEKIIGSSLLAQEIQSPGLFQPRASNAGYDPTASAGSNRAVASDEYISEMKEKIAQLQQENPGLKQIPADLVTGSGSGLDPDLSPEAAEAQIPRISEATGLSEQQLVQLVNEHTEGRQMGIFGEPRVNVTALNLALTAEMN, from the coding sequence ATGAACATGTTCTTACCCGCCGTAAGGCTATCCGTTGTGCTTATGCTGATATGCGGTTTAATCTACCCGCTTGTAACGACTGGCGTAGCCCAACTTCTCTTCCCTGCGCAGGCGAATGGCAGTCTGATTACGCAAGATGAGAAAATCATCGGCTCGTCACTGCTGGCGCAGGAAATTCAATCGCCGGGGCTGTTCCAGCCCCGGGCATCCAATGCCGGTTATGACCCAACGGCTTCAGCCGGTTCGAATCGTGCCGTAGCTTCGGATGAGTATATCAGCGAGATGAAGGAAAAGATTGCTCAGCTCCAGCAGGAAAATCCGGGATTGAAGCAGATCCCTGCTGATCTCGTGACGGGTTCAGGCTCTGGACTTGATCCGGATCTCTCTCCAGAAGCCGCTGAGGCACAGATCCCACGCATTAGCGAAGCTACGGGGCTTAGTGAACAGCAGCTTGTGCAACTTGTAAATGAGCATACGGAAGGTCGTCAGATGGGTATATTCGGGGAACCACGTGTGAATGTAACGGCTCTGAATCTGGCGCTGACAGCAGAAATGAACTAA
- a CDS encoding histidine kinase gives MEDSFKRKSPEEMLKMITKLQQGTLKIYIGPVSGSGKTYHMLREGNTLREQGIDVVICAVSTMRRPETVEQLGALERIPSIHWLRESDDAEMKDLNLDALLARNPEVVLVDGLAHRNREGARYATRLEDIQFLLRNNISVMTTVNVYELEGYTELARQLTGIAAEHTVPADTLELADEVKLIDVTPETILSRLAEGHLKGHEGEAVFRQGNLGILRELALRLVAEGVNESLREHREEMGITVTTGIMERILVSTQYHWNGSIYIRRGQQIAKRLNGDLCAVVFRNMKQPLTKEATVFRRNMIKLVEKFGGHMEELSILHRRNIPSTLARYAMEHQITRIVMGHSRRTRWQELWQGSVVNSLLRRLRGVDLFLVADRAAREGKQVVPAKVNDVESLTYRRLSEQEMKEQIGQIQRGTFKIYIGAAPGVGKTYMMLREGNDLLRKGIDVQIGLLETHGRAETVEQIGHLSVIPRAQRVYQGTRLEEMDTEAILHLCPEVVLVDELAHTNVPGSVRQKRYEDVLLLLNAGISVITTMNVQHLESLNDAVEHITGVRVRETVPDRIIQMADEVQLIDVAPQALRQRMREGKIYATAKVEQALANFFKIGNLIALRELALRELADDVDERLETQQAKITLRGPWRRQEAVFVCVSSDRHAERLIRRGFRMAFRLKAIWHVHHIHIGESMSDEVKCHLEVLEQLTIRLGGQFHIHHSPRLRDVPEILARKASEARATQLVVGQAKRVWWLNGYRGSGSVVNRLVRLSRHLDILIVADYDYELSGM, from the coding sequence ATGGAAGACAGCTTCAAGCGTAAGTCACCGGAAGAGATGCTGAAGATGATTACGAAGCTGCAGCAGGGTACGCTCAAAATCTACATCGGCCCAGTCAGCGGATCAGGCAAAACGTATCACATGTTACGAGAAGGGAATACGTTGCGCGAGCAGGGCATTGATGTGGTCATCTGCGCCGTCTCCACAATGCGCAGACCGGAAACGGTGGAACAGCTTGGCGCACTCGAACGGATCCCAAGTATTCACTGGTTACGCGAGAGTGATGATGCAGAGATGAAAGATCTGAACTTGGATGCGCTGCTGGCGCGTAATCCGGAGGTTGTGCTGGTGGATGGTTTGGCACATCGCAACAGAGAAGGTGCTCGGTATGCTACCCGGCTGGAGGACATTCAGTTTTTGCTCCGAAACAACATCAGTGTCATGACAACGGTGAATGTGTATGAGCTGGAAGGCTATACCGAGCTGGCACGGCAGCTCACCGGTATCGCAGCAGAACATACGGTACCTGCGGATACACTGGAACTTGCGGATGAAGTCAAGCTGATTGACGTCACGCCGGAAACTATACTGAGCCGTCTGGCAGAAGGTCATCTGAAGGGGCATGAGGGAGAAGCAGTATTTCGTCAAGGCAATCTGGGTATTCTGCGCGAACTGGCCCTGAGATTGGTTGCAGAAGGGGTGAATGAATCCCTGCGTGAGCATCGGGAGGAGATGGGAATTACCGTCACAACAGGCATCATGGAACGAATTCTGGTGTCCACGCAATATCATTGGAACGGCTCGATCTATATCCGGCGCGGACAACAGATTGCCAAACGGCTGAATGGTGATTTGTGCGCCGTGGTTTTTCGGAATATGAAGCAACCGTTAACCAAGGAGGCAACCGTATTTCGGCGCAATATGATCAAGTTGGTAGAGAAGTTTGGCGGCCATATGGAGGAGCTGTCTATATTACACCGTCGCAACATCCCGTCTACACTGGCGCGTTACGCCATGGAGCATCAGATTACCCGGATTGTGATGGGACACTCCCGGCGTACGCGCTGGCAGGAATTGTGGCAAGGGTCCGTTGTGAACTCGCTGCTACGCAGATTACGTGGTGTTGATCTGTTTCTGGTTGCTGATCGAGCGGCCCGGGAAGGTAAACAAGTGGTTCCGGCCAAGGTAAACGATGTGGAGTCGCTGACATACCGCAGACTAAGCGAGCAGGAAATGAAGGAACAGATTGGTCAGATTCAGCGCGGCACATTCAAAATATATATCGGAGCCGCACCAGGTGTAGGCAAAACCTACATGATGCTGCGGGAAGGCAATGATTTGCTCCGTAAGGGCATTGATGTGCAGATCGGCTTGCTGGAGACCCATGGGCGGGCGGAAACCGTGGAGCAGATTGGCCACCTCTCTGTGATCCCTCGCGCACAACGCGTTTATCAGGGAACTCGTCTGGAAGAGATGGACACGGAGGCCATTCTGCATCTTTGTCCGGAAGTGGTGCTTGTGGATGAGCTGGCGCATACGAATGTACCCGGGAGTGTTCGGCAAAAGCGTTATGAAGATGTTCTGCTACTGCTGAATGCAGGCATCTCGGTGATTACCACAATGAATGTACAGCATCTCGAAAGTCTGAATGATGCCGTTGAACATATTACAGGTGTTCGTGTCCGCGAGACCGTACCCGATCGGATCATTCAGATGGCGGATGAGGTGCAGCTGATTGATGTGGCGCCCCAGGCCTTGCGGCAGCGCATGAGGGAGGGTAAAATCTATGCAACTGCCAAGGTCGAGCAAGCCCTTGCGAATTTCTTCAAAATCGGTAATCTGATTGCCTTGCGAGAACTTGCCCTGCGCGAACTGGCGGACGATGTCGATGAACGGCTTGAAACACAGCAGGCTAAAATTACACTTCGAGGACCTTGGCGCAGACAGGAAGCGGTCTTTGTATGTGTAAGCAGTGATCGTCATGCCGAGCGGCTGATCCGGCGGGGATTCCGCATGGCTTTCCGTCTAAAAGCCATCTGGCACGTACATCATATCCACATCGGTGAGTCCATGAGTGACGAAGTGAAGTGTCATCTGGAAGTATTGGAGCAGCTGACGATTCGGCTTGGTGGTCAATTTCATATTCATCATAGTCCAAGGCTGCGCGATGTACCTGAAATTTTGGCAAGAAAAGCATCGGAGGCGAGAGCAACCCAGTTGGTGGTCGGGCAGGCAAAACGGGTGTGGTGGCTGAATGGCTACCGCGGCTCAGGGTCGGTGGTCAACCGACTTGTACGCTTGTCGCGGCATCTGGATATATTGATCGTTGCAGATTACGATTATGAACTGAGCGGGATGTGA
- a CDS encoding ATP-binding protein: MLSERIKKETRASHGKRVPSYVWVTLGVTLLTLLLHAIGMSGDQVNVALVYLFPVLVSAVYWGMGPAVYAASFSVIMFDFFFVPPYLSFTVEDLRYLISFVVYLAVAILTASLAGRLRQQLEMVKAREATTNSLYALSRQMTAITDLNTLLVNIATQVSLTLGKPAAVYLPDGQGDLLVTSSSSPASEGEKDNWGNGESEIAIAKWVYHHGQIAGKGSSALRESPGLYVPLRTEEQIHGVLAVSMDAGESHEQQEQLRLLEACGGLAAGAIARVKLAEKARLAQITAESERIRTALLDSVSHELRTPLTAIIGSATGLLENDTLFTPEDRRELTGNIRDGALRMNRLVTNLLGMVRLESGMLQLNRKWCDVGDIISAVLTQVREFSPHRKVQVELPDDPAFIYGDEVLLEQVLVNIVSNAIKYSSDESQIVITVTSNKSPSQLTIWVADQGVGIPEAERLRIFDKFYRSESTQHVTGTGLGLAICKGIVEVHRGTIVAESNPGGGTRMRIELPMEAHGSRFPYSEQGEVEE; the protein is encoded by the coding sequence ATGTTGTCTGAACGAATAAAAAAAGAAACGCGGGCATCCCACGGGAAACGGGTTCCGTCATATGTGTGGGTGACGCTTGGGGTGACGCTGCTAACTTTGCTGCTTCATGCTATTGGCATGAGTGGTGATCAGGTTAACGTAGCGCTTGTATACCTGTTTCCCGTTCTGGTGAGTGCTGTGTATTGGGGAATGGGTCCAGCTGTATATGCCGCGAGTTTTAGTGTCATTATGTTTGACTTCTTTTTTGTACCGCCATATCTGAGCTTTACGGTTGAGGATTTGAGATATCTCATCTCCTTTGTTGTGTATCTTGCGGTGGCAATCCTGACAGCAAGTCTTGCAGGTCGGTTGCGACAACAACTGGAGATGGTAAAAGCACGTGAAGCCACAACTAACTCCCTGTACGCATTGAGTCGTCAGATGACAGCCATTACGGATCTGAATACGTTGCTGGTTAACATTGCAACCCAGGTTTCGCTCACCTTGGGCAAACCAGCAGCGGTGTATCTTCCCGATGGTCAGGGGGATCTACTGGTTACAAGCTCTTCTTCACCCGCATCAGAAGGGGAAAAGGATAACTGGGGGAATGGAGAGTCGGAGATTGCCATTGCCAAATGGGTGTATCATCACGGACAGATCGCAGGTAAGGGATCATCCGCTTTACGGGAATCTCCCGGACTATATGTGCCGCTGCGCACAGAGGAGCAGATACATGGCGTGCTTGCCGTGAGTATGGACGCTGGCGAGTCTCATGAGCAGCAAGAACAGCTTCGTCTGTTGGAGGCATGTGGTGGACTGGCGGCAGGTGCCATTGCACGAGTCAAGCTGGCGGAGAAGGCACGATTGGCGCAGATCACTGCTGAATCAGAGCGTATACGCACAGCGCTGCTGGACTCTGTCTCTCATGAATTGCGTACGCCCCTAACTGCCATTATCGGCTCGGCTACGGGATTGTTGGAGAATGATACTCTTTTTACACCCGAGGATCGGAGAGAATTAACAGGCAATATTCGGGATGGAGCCTTGCGCATGAATCGTCTCGTCACAAATCTGTTGGGCATGGTTCGGCTGGAGAGCGGCATGTTGCAACTGAACCGGAAATGGTGTGACGTGGGAGACATAATTAGCGCTGTACTGACACAAGTTCGGGAATTCAGTCCGCATCGCAAAGTTCAAGTTGAACTGCCTGATGATCCGGCCTTCATCTACGGAGATGAAGTATTGCTGGAGCAGGTGCTGGTCAATATCGTCAGCAACGCCATCAAATATTCGTCTGATGAGAGCCAGATTGTCATCACTGTGACGAGTAATAAGAGTCCAAGTCAATTGACCATCTGGGTAGCTGATCAAGGTGTCGGTATACCGGAAGCGGAAAGATTGCGTATATTTGATAAGTTCTATCGCTCAGAGTCTACTCAGCATGTCACAGGAACAGGGCTTGGTCTGGCGATCTGCAAAGGCATTGTGGAAGTCCACAGAGGTACCATTGTGGCAGAGTCGAATCCGGGCGGGGGAACGAGAATGCGCATAGAACTCCCCATGGAGGCTCACGGATCGCGGTTTCCCTATTCAGAACAAGGAGAGGTTGAAGAATAA
- a CDS encoding response regulator → MNAPLGARILVIDDEPQIRKLLKVTLQAHQFELHECGEGEEGVIQASIVHPDLIILDLGLPGMSGMEVLRRIREWSQVPIIVLTAKDQEGDKIAALDGGADDYVTKPFGMGELVARIRVALRHVAKTTDEPILRFGALTVDLAQRQVELEGNLVKLTPTEYEMLKVLASNAGKIITQRQLLQQVWGGHHHESDSHYLRVYVGHLRKKLNEDPTKPRYIQTEPGIGYRFLLPAE, encoded by the coding sequence ATGAACGCACCACTAGGGGCTCGTATACTGGTGATCGATGATGAGCCGCAGATTCGCAAATTGCTCAAGGTCACTCTTCAGGCACACCAATTCGAACTCCACGAGTGTGGAGAGGGCGAAGAGGGTGTTATTCAGGCGAGTATTGTACATCCGGATCTGATCATCCTTGATCTTGGTTTGCCAGGCATGTCTGGCATGGAGGTACTTCGCCGCATTCGCGAATGGTCGCAAGTCCCGATCATTGTGCTGACAGCGAAGGATCAGGAGGGAGACAAAATTGCCGCATTGGATGGTGGTGCAGATGATTATGTGACCAAACCATTCGGAATGGGTGAGTTGGTCGCCCGTATTCGGGTGGCGCTGCGTCATGTAGCCAAAACGACGGATGAGCCAATACTGCGCTTCGGAGCACTGACGGTTGATCTGGCCCAAAGGCAGGTCGAACTGGAGGGGAATTTGGTCAAATTAACCCCAACGGAATATGAGATGCTGAAGGTGCTCGCCTCGAATGCGGGTAAGATCATCACCCAGCGTCAGCTTTTGCAGCAAGTATGGGGAGGGCATCATCATGAGTCCGACAGCCATTATCTTCGGGTATATGTGGGACATCTGCGCAAGAAATTAAATGAAGATCCAACCAAGCCACGATATATTCAGACGGAGCCTGGCATTGGTTATCGCTTTTTGCTCCCTGCCGAATAA
- a CDS encoding alpha-glucosidase/alpha-galactosidase — translation MNKITFLGAGSTVFVKNVLGDVMMTEALQDFELALFDIDAERLSDSERLLTSLARSLGSRCVVNVYQDRKEALRGAKYVINAIQVGGYDPCTITDFEIPKKYGLRQTIADTLGIGGIFRNLRTIPVMLDFARDMQEVCPDAWFLNYTNPMAVLTNVMNVHGGIKTVGLCHSVQVCVPHLFDALGIDQTGVVAKIAGINHMAWLLEVTKDGQDLYPEIKRLAKEKQKEQHDDMVRFELMQRFGYYVTESSEHNAEYHPYFIKRNYPELIERFNIPLDEYPRRCVNQIEGWKEMRTKLFASENIEHTRSREYASHIIEAMETNNPYKIGGNVMNNGLITNLPREACVEVPCLVDGSGISPTYIGDLPPQLAALNRTNINTQLLTIEAAITGKKEHIYHAAMLDPHTAAELSIDDIVAMCDELIEAHGDWLPKYTS, via the coding sequence ATGAACAAAATTACGTTTCTCGGTGCAGGAAGCACCGTCTTTGTCAAAAATGTATTGGGTGATGTCATGATGACCGAAGCACTGCAGGATTTTGAGCTGGCATTGTTTGATATCGATGCTGAACGTTTGAGCGATTCAGAGCGTTTGCTGACCAGTCTGGCCCGTTCACTCGGAAGTCGTTGCGTCGTGAACGTATATCAGGACCGCAAAGAAGCGCTGCGCGGGGCCAAATATGTCATCAACGCCATCCAGGTCGGTGGATATGATCCATGTACCATTACGGACTTCGAGATTCCGAAGAAATACGGACTACGTCAAACGATTGCAGATACCCTAGGTATCGGTGGAATTTTCCGTAATTTGCGGACGATTCCGGTTATGCTGGATTTTGCCCGGGATATGCAGGAAGTGTGTCCGGATGCATGGTTCCTGAACTACACCAACCCGATGGCCGTGCTTACCAACGTCATGAATGTGCATGGTGGGATCAAAACCGTAGGTTTGTGTCATAGTGTACAGGTATGTGTACCACATCTGTTCGATGCACTGGGGATCGATCAGACAGGTGTTGTCGCTAAAATTGCAGGGATCAACCACATGGCGTGGCTGCTCGAAGTTACAAAAGACGGGCAGGATCTGTACCCCGAGATTAAACGTCTGGCGAAGGAAAAGCAGAAAGAACAGCATGACGACATGGTCCGTTTTGAGTTGATGCAGCGATTTGGCTATTATGTAACGGAATCGTCCGAGCATAATGCCGAGTACCACCCTTACTTCATCAAGCGGAATTACCCGGAGCTGATTGAACGCTTCAACATTCCACTGGATGAGTATCCACGCCGCTGTGTGAACCAGATTGAAGGCTGGAAAGAAATGCGTACCAAGCTGTTTGCCAGCGAAAATATTGAACATACCCGCAGCCGTGAATACGCATCGCATATTATTGAAGCGATGGAGACGAATAACCCGTACAAGATTGGCGGAAACGTTATGAACAACGGACTGATCACCAACCTGCCTCGCGAGGCTTGTGTTGAGGTACCTTGTTTGGTGGATGGATCAGGAATCAGCCCTACGTACATCGGGGATCTGCCTCCACAACTCGCAGCACTGAACCGGACAAACATCAATACGCAACTGCTGACAATTGAAGCGGCAATTACCGGCAAAAAAGAACATATCTATCACGCGGCCATGCTTGATCCACACACGGCTGCCGAGCTGTCTATCGATGACATCGTAGCGATGTGTGATGAGTTGATTGAGGCTCACGGCGACTGGTTGCCAAAATACACGTCATAA
- a CDS encoding AraC family ligand binding domain-containing protein — MRKIEMNVVPTDWTQMELVLLFFGWEACEPAHYWGPGVRDSYIVHYIHEGRGIVYMGDQEYKLSEGQGFIIFPDTLIHYEADPKEPWTYSWFGFKGVQAKAFMQRAQLSPERPIYDAHDTISMERLYTEMVQASTRPEGDVLNQSLLYRLMAELISSSPVEEEIGQLLSNKETYIRQAVQFMENRYSQRTSILDIAQAVGLDRTYLSGLFKERYGMSLQSFFLEYRMNRAAELLQNPGLSVSEVAHSVGYTDPLLFSKMFKRVTGVSPKGSRIRD; from the coding sequence ATGAGAAAAATAGAGATGAATGTGGTTCCCACGGACTGGACACAGATGGAACTGGTCTTGTTGTTCTTCGGGTGGGAGGCGTGTGAACCCGCCCATTACTGGGGACCGGGTGTACGTGATTCCTATATTGTGCATTACATCCATGAAGGACGGGGCATCGTGTACATGGGGGATCAGGAATACAAGCTTAGCGAGGGACAGGGTTTTATCATTTTCCCGGACACGCTTATTCATTATGAGGCAGATCCGAAGGAACCCTGGACGTATTCGTGGTTCGGCTTCAAAGGTGTACAAGCCAAAGCATTCATGCAACGTGCCCAACTGAGCCCGGAGCGCCCGATATATGATGCCCATGATACGATTTCGATGGAACGGTTGTATACGGAGATGGTCCAAGCTTCCACGCGACCGGAAGGCGATGTGTTGAACCAGAGTCTATTGTACCGCTTGATGGCAGAACTAATCTCTTCTTCACCTGTGGAGGAAGAGATAGGGCAGCTCCTTTCGAACAAAGAAACGTACATCCGGCAGGCGGTGCAGTTTATGGAGAACAGGTACAGTCAGCGAACTTCCATTCTGGATATTGCCCAAGCTGTGGGGCTGGATCGTACGTATCTATCGGGATTGTTCAAAGAGCGATATGGCATGTCGCTACAGTCATTTTTTCTGGAGTACCGTATGAATCGTGCTGCCGAACTTCTTCAGAATCCAGGGCTGTCGGTCAGTGAAGTGGCCCATTCTGTCGGTTATACGGACCCATTATTGTTTTCCAAGATGTTTAAGCGTGTGACGGGCGTATCTCCGAAGGGGTCGAGAATTCGCGATTAG
- the nikB gene encoding nickel ABC transporter permease: MSRYIVKRLIQLVVVLFGITFLTFLLTYLSPGDPARLMLMSTGVTPSDELVRQVRSELGLDEPFLYRYGTWLGQVVTGDFGTSYKYNRPVLDVLMARLPATLLLTGSAMLLVILISFPLGMLSAVYRNQWLDHVIRLFSFAGLSMPSFWLGMLLMLVFGVQLKLLPVMGNSGWYSLILPACTLAIPLVAQYSRQIRAVLLEETSQNYVIGARSRGVKESIIILRHILPNALLPIVTLMGMTTGALLGGAAIVESLFVWPGVGQMAVDAIFTRDYPLIQGYVIWMAIIYVTLNLLVDIWTHLRDPRIRLEVDI; encoded by the coding sequence TTGAGCAGATATATCGTTAAACGATTAATACAACTGGTAGTCGTATTGTTCGGCATCACGTTCCTGACGTTCCTGCTAACCTATCTGTCTCCTGGAGATCCAGCCAGACTTATGCTTATGTCTACAGGGGTAACGCCATCCGATGAGCTGGTCAGGCAGGTGAGGTCGGAGCTTGGGTTGGACGAGCCCTTTCTCTACCGATACGGGACATGGTTGGGACAGGTGGTGACTGGAGACTTCGGTACATCATATAAATACAATCGTCCAGTACTGGACGTGTTGATGGCACGGCTCCCGGCAACGCTTTTGCTAACAGGAAGTGCCATGCTTCTGGTTATTCTGATTTCCTTTCCACTGGGGATGCTGTCGGCTGTCTATCGTAACCAATGGCTTGATCACGTCATTCGTCTGTTCTCTTTTGCCGGATTATCGATGCCCAGCTTCTGGTTGGGTATGCTGCTCATGTTGGTCTTCGGTGTACAGCTGAAGCTGCTGCCGGTAATGGGTAATTCCGGTTGGTATAGCCTGATTCTGCCTGCATGTACACTCGCGATTCCACTTGTTGCCCAGTACAGCAGACAGATTCGTGCGGTCCTGCTTGAGGAGACAAGCCAGAACTATGTGATCGGAGCCAGATCCAGAGGTGTGAAGGAGTCGATCATTATTTTGCGTCATATTCTCCCGAATGCCCTGCTGCCGATCGTTACCCTTATGGGCATGACAACAGGTGCTTTGTTAGGTGGTGCAGCGATTGTGGAAAGTTTATTTGTGTGGCCGGGCGTTGGACAGATGGCTGTAGATGCGATTTTCACAAGGGATTATCCTCTGATTCAGGGGTATGTCATCTGGATGGCGATCATATATGTCACCCTGAATCTGCTGGTGGATATATGGACTCATCTTCGTGATCCCCGAATCCGACTGGAAGTGGATATATAG
- the nikC gene encoding nickel transporter permease, translating into MRAFRLVLLQNRWFTFLLSLTAFWIILAMVAPLLAPHDPLATNFAKVLQPSSAEYPLGTDQLGRCVLSRLLYGARTSLLLTFMMIGIVFVLGIAIGVIAGFARGVTDMVLMRLSDTLMAFPGLIFAIAVVGMLGPGLFNTVLALSVVWWAKYARMARSLVISLQQKEYVAAAAFSGARKLQIIGRTILPNMMSPIIVMAMMDVGGMMLSISGLSFLGLGAQPPNPEWGAMLNEGRRYLQTAPWLLIYPGLAIFSTVIIFNLLGDSLRDVLDPKKNTA; encoded by the coding sequence ATGAGAGCCTTCAGACTTGTATTACTGCAGAATCGCTGGTTCACCTTCCTGCTGTCTCTGACCGCCTTCTGGATTATTCTTGCCATGGTTGCACCGCTGCTTGCACCACACGATCCACTTGCAACGAACTTTGCCAAAGTGTTGCAGCCATCCAGCGCCGAGTATCCTCTTGGAACCGATCAACTAGGCCGCTGTGTATTATCTCGTCTTCTGTACGGTGCACGTACCTCGCTGCTGCTCACTTTTATGATGATTGGCATCGTGTTTGTGCTAGGTATAGCGATTGGAGTCATCGCCGGTTTTGCTCGGGGTGTGACGGATATGGTGCTCATGCGCCTGTCTGATACATTAATGGCATTTCCGGGCCTGATTTTTGCGATCGCTGTGGTGGGGATGCTGGGGCCGGGATTGTTCAATACGGTGCTGGCACTGTCGGTTGTCTGGTGGGCGAAGTATGCACGGATGGCGAGAAGCCTGGTGATTTCCCTTCAGCAAAAGGAATATGTCGCTGCCGCTGCTTTCAGCGGAGCACGTAAGTTACAGATTATCGGCAGGACGATCCTGCCCAATATGATGTCTCCAATCATCGTCATGGCGATGATGGATGTGGGTGGTATGATGCTGTCCATCTCGGGGTTGTCCTTTCTTGGGCTTGGCGCGCAGCCTCCGAACCCCGAGTGGGGGGCCATGTTAAATGAAGGCAGAAGATATCTGCAGACTGCACCATGGCTGTTGATATATCCGGGCTTGGCGATATTTAGCACCGTCATTATTTTTAATTTACTGGGAGACAGCCTGCGAGATGTGCTTGATCCCAAGAAAAATACAGCTTAA
- a CDS encoding ABC transporter substrate-binding protein, translating to MKRNFQKSMLLTLISMLVVFLLAACGTANNPSTSSDATEKSAGADKGTTSVPTHLNVALFWLGSSLDPAEEWNGWTLTRAAIGETLIQFDEDMKLVPKIADSWKRVDDTTWHFHIREGVTFHNGNKVTADAVKKSIERSIELNERGQATVPVASMTAEGQDLTIKTTEPYASLLGNIAEPLFVIVDTSADTSKFKSEPIATGPFMVTGYTPDQEIQVKKYDGYWGSAADVDTLTLKYIKDDSTRALALQSGEIDVASNVGRSNLTLFQDKSQYTIDEIPSLRTQFVWFNTTNPLLSDPEVRRAISYGIDREMYANTLVGGQAAKGPFTSALPFGYDKIKGYDYEPEKAKQLLDGAGYKDADGDGIREKDGKKLSLQLILNSAYESDSIVAAAMQSQLKEIGVQVEMTSYEDLTDHQKSGNYDLALTSINTGITGDPQYILDFYFMTGAEWNVGGYSNPKLDEVITRLHSEFDVEKRYALAAEAQQMILDDAAYMFLTYTPINIVSKSTVQGATMYPIDFYLLDRNIKVGQ from the coding sequence ATGAAGAGGAATTTTCAAAAATCAATGCTGCTCACCCTCATATCCATGTTGGTTGTGTTCTTGCTTGCAGCTTGTGGCACTGCCAATAATCCATCGACCTCGTCTGATGCAACGGAGAAGTCGGCGGGTGCGGACAAGGGCACGACAAGTGTACCAACTCATCTGAATGTGGCCCTGTTCTGGCTTGGCAGCAGTCTGGACCCGGCAGAAGAATGGAATGGCTGGACGCTGACGCGTGCAGCGATTGGTGAGACACTGATCCAGTTTGACGAGGATATGAAGCTGGTCCCTAAAATTGCAGATTCTTGGAAACGAGTGGATGACACGACTTGGCACTTTCATATTCGGGAAGGTGTAACTTTCCATAACGGAAACAAAGTAACCGCAGATGCGGTGAAAAAATCGATTGAACGCTCCATTGAGTTAAACGAGAGAGGACAAGCGACTGTACCCGTAGCCTCGATGACTGCTGAAGGACAAGATCTGACGATTAAGACGACAGAGCCTTATGCGTCCCTGCTTGGTAATATTGCCGAGCCACTGTTTGTCATTGTGGATACGAGTGCAGATACATCCAAATTCAAGAGCGAGCCTATCGCTACGGGACCATTTATGGTGACAGGTTATACGCCGGATCAGGAGATCCAGGTGAAAAAGTATGACGGGTACTGGGGCAGCGCGGCAGATGTAGACACATTGACGTTGAAATATATCAAGGATGATAGCACACGTGCCCTTGCCCTGCAGTCTGGAGAGATTGATGTAGCCAGTAACGTGGGACGTAGCAATTTGACGTTATTCCAGGACAAGAGTCAATACACCATAGATGAAATTCCTAGCCTGCGTACCCAGTTCGTGTGGTTTAACACGACCAATCCGCTGCTGAGTGATCCGGAGGTTCGCCGGGCGATCTCTTATGGTATTGACCGTGAGATGTATGCCAATACACTGGTGGGCGGTCAGGCTGCCAAAGGACCATTCACATCAGCTCTGCCTTTCGGCTATGACAAGATCAAAGGATATGATTACGAACCGGAGAAAGCCAAACAGCTGCTGGATGGGGCTGGCTACAAGGATGCAGATGGAGATGGCATTCGCGAAAAAGACGGCAAGAAGCTGTCGCTACAGCTGATTCTCAACTCCGCTTACGAGTCTGATTCGATTGTGGCTGCTGCAATGCAGTCCCAGCTTAAAGAGATTGGCGTTCAAGTGGAGATGACCTCCTATGAGGATCTAACCGATCATCAGAAGAGCGGAAATTACGACCTCGCTTTAACAAGTATTAATACAGGCATCACGGGTGACCCGCAGTATATTCTGGATTTCTACTTTATGACGGGTGCGGAATGGAATGTGGGCGGATATAGCAATCCGAAGCTGGATGAGGTAATTACTCGCCTTCATTCCGAGTTTGACGTGGAGAAAAGATATGCCCTTGCAGCAGAGGCCCAGCAGATGATTCTGGATGACGCAGCCTATATGTTTTTGACCTATACCCCGATTAATATCGTAAGTAAAAGTACCGTGCAAGGCGCGACGATGTATCCCATCGACTTCTACCTGCTGGATCGTAATATTAAGGTTGGGCAGTAA